The genome window CTCAAACTAGATGAAAAGAATTTTGATAACCCAATTGAAGATCAACCTAATCAAATCATTGTCCATCTTATTCAAACTTACCCCATGCATTGCCCAAAATGTGGACACTTAATGTGTAAAAATGGCTATAGAACAGTTAATTGCTTGGGACCAGAGCTTCACTTTAAGCCAACAATCTGGTCGATTAAAAAGCAAAAATATATCTGTAAAGCTTCTTCTTCTTGCCCTGAAGTAGTTACTAAATTAGCAGCCGTTGAAGATATTCATTATCGTAATCATATCTCTTTAGCGATAAAACAACGGGCAATGATGCTTCTAACAAAAAACGAATCACAAAGTGATTTAGCCAAAGAATTAAATGTCTCTGACTGGACAATTAGACGAGTCATTACAAATCTTGATCAGTTTTTTAAGCCTAACTATCATTGGTTACCTCGCCATATTGCCTTTGATGATTTCAAGTCTGGTCGCTTTGCCCCCAGCGGAATGAGTATGATTCTAATGAATATTGAAAATAAGCGGACGCTTGATATTATCTTGTCACGTAAAAATAGCTATCTGCGAAAATACTTTCTTCGATATGACCGTTCAGCACGCTTAGCAGTTCAAACAGTAACGGTTGACTTGTACACTCCTTACCGCCATTTGATTCATGAGCTTTTCCCCCACGCTTTAATTATCGCTGATCATTTTCATATTGTTGCTCAAGCATATCGTGCATTTAACAAAATTAGGATCCAAGTAATGAATCGTGCCGGTGCTGGCACTCATAAATGGCGTGCACTTAAGCACTTTTGGAAATTACTCCTAACGCCTGCTAATGAGCTTAAATATGATAATTATTGGTCAAGGCGTAACTTTAGTTACGCTCAATTAACCGATGTGGAAGTCATTCATCGTCTTCTAAGCTTTGATAATGAACTAAAAAGGGCTTATGAATACTATCAAAACTTAATTCTGGTGATTGCTCATCGTAGCAAGAAAGAATTAAAAAACTTACTCGCGATTAAATGGACGCAGCTTCCCCAAGCACTGCAAAAAGTTCAGCATACTCTTCGCAGCTATAAACAAGAAATTTACAATAGTTTTAAATATGATACCTATACAAATGGTCCCGTTGAAGGAACTAACAATAAAATTAAAGTTATTAAACGAACTGCTTATGGCTTTCGTAATTTCTTTAATTTCCGAATTAGAATCCTCCTTGCATTACCAAATACCTACATTGCAATAAACTGGAGAAATAAACAAACAGCTCATGCCAAAGTCCAGGCACAAGCTGCTTAGTAAAATTATTTTATTTTCTCATCAGTACTTCTTGACGAAGAGCCTTATTATTTAAAGTGTCAACCCTAAGGGGTATTGTACGGAGATGGATCCGTTTATTTATTCTAATCCAACACTGGATTGAAGTATTTTAATTGCGTGTAATCCACGTTTCCGCCATCGGTAATGGCTAAATCAGGAATTGCAGTGATTGGGAGGAAGGAAAGGTAGAAGATAGGGTCTGGCAGTTTAGAACCAATCTCCCGTGCTCCTTCTTGCAAGGCCTTTTCTTGTTGAGCTAATTCTTCAACAGGTAAGTCTGAACAAATCCCAGCAATTGGCAAAGGTAGGTTAGCAACCACTTGACCATCAACAACGACAATTTGGCCACCACCTTGTTCGATTAACTTATTCGCAGCTAGTGCCATGTCGTCATAGTTCACACCAGCGACAACCATGTTATTGTCGTCAGGGGCAGCAGTGGTTGCAATCGCCCCTTTCTTGAAAGACCAACTAGAGATAAAACCGTGAGAAATATTACCGTTGATTCCGTACCGCTCAACCACAGAAACTAGGGCCACGTCTTGGTCAACATCAGGCTTAATAATGCCATCTTCAACAGGCAATTTGACGTCACGACGTTTCCGAACGAAGGGGCCAATGCTGTTAATCGTTTCCACCAGTGCAGTACCATCAGCGTGATCAGTATGATATTGGAAATCATTTGCTGATAATGGGTCACGATGTACAGTTGCCGTTAATTCGCTTGAGCGGGCAGGAACCGTAAAAGCAAATTGTTCTTGACCATCGTCAAATACTAACTGGCCTTGACTAATGACAGTTTCGACATTGAAAGTTCCAGGATGGTCGACCAGTAAAATATCAGCTCGTTTACCAGGAGCAATTGATCCAAGCCGATCATCAATATGATACGCTTCAGCAGCATTAATGGTGGCCATTTGAATTGCGGTCATTGGGCTAACGCCAGCCTGAATTGCTAATCGAACCATGTGATCGATGTGACCAACAGAAAGAATACTGGTAGCATTCACATCGTCGGAGCAGAAACTAGTATGCCGAGCAACCCCAGCAACATTCTCGGTAATTGATTTAATATTTTCATTCAGAAACTTAGTCACGGCAGATTCACGAATCACCGTGTGGACACCTTTCCGTGCTTTTTCCAAGAATTCTTCATGAGAGTAACTTTCGTGATCGACGGAAACACCACTCATTAGATATTGATTGAGTGCTTTTCCACGCGCCATTGGTGAGCAGCCGAAAATGGGTTGATGATTTTGATGAGCTAATTCTAGTACTTTCATGGTATCTGGATCCTTAGTTTCCACGGAGTCACGAACCGTTTCCCAAACACCGAAGCAACGAGGATCCGTTTGCACTTGAGCATGATCCTTAGCGGTGACCTCGTAAGAGATAGTTGATTTTGGAATGGTGTAAGGAGTCTTATAAGGTAGTCCCCAGATGACATTGAATGGTAGTTGAGCGATTTCATTGAAGATTTCTTTTAAACCATCTAAGCCGATTACGGAGATGTATTCGTCTAAACCGGTGACGATGCTGGTTGTCCCATGAGGTAAGACTGCCTGAGCAAATCGGGTCATACTTAACTTACTACATTCAACGTGAATGTGACAATCAATTAGCCCAGGGGCAAGATACTTACCGGTAGCATCAACCTTTCTAGTGTTGGGGCCGATATAATCGGTGATATCTTTTTCAACGGCCACAATTCGTTGGTCATAAATGGCTACATCTGCCTTGTAATATTCACCAGTATTAACATTAATTAATGTCCCGCCAGTAATGACCAGGTCAGCAGGTAATTTAGCAGCACCAGCATCAATGTATTCACTTAATTTAGTTTCTGACATGATTAGTAAGCCTCCACTTTATTTAGGCAAGATATTCAAAACATAGAGCAGAACAACAAAGACAACTAACATTGTCCACATAATTCCGTTGACTTCTTTTCGCCGACCAGCAGCAGTCATCAAGATTGGGTAAGTTAAGAAGCCAAAGGCAATCCCATAAGAAATGTTGTAGGTCAAAGGCATGCCAATGACGACAAGGAAAGAAGGTAAAGCAATTTCAAATTGATCCCAGTGAATATCACGCAAAGCAGAGACCATCAGTACACCGACAACGATTAAAGCAGCAGCGGTAACTTGGGTCGTCACGACGGTCAGCAGAGGTGAGAAGACCATACTTAAGAGGAAGAAAAAGGCGACTACAACAGCCGTGAAACCAGTTTTACCACCGATTGCAATTCCGGCTGATGATTCGACGTAGGCAGAAGTTGGGGTAGTCCCCATGAAAGCACCACCAAGCATTGAAAGTGAGTCTGCCATCAAAGCGCGACCAATGTGCGGCATCTTATTGCCCTTCATAATGCCAGCTTGTTGCGCCAAACCGATCAAGGTACCGGCAGTATCAAAGAAGGCAACAATTAAGAAGATCAGGACAACCGCCCACATTTTAGGATCAGTCATTACGGAAAGGTGTTCTAGCCCGACACCGAATGTTGGTTTCAGACTTGGGGCCATTGAAATGATGTGGTGTGGAGCCTTAATCAAACCAGTCAAAAGACCCAGAATAGTTGTCGCAACTAAACCAATAAAGATCGCACCAGGCACCTTTTTAGCCATCAAGATTGCGATAACAAAAATTCCGAAGATCGTTAACCAAACCGTTGGCACGGTAAAGGAACCAATGCCAACTAATGAAGACTTATTAGCAATGATTAAGCCCCCACCTTGTAAACCAACAAATGAAATAAAAATCCCAATTCCGGCAGCCATCGCATATTTCAAATCCTGTGGAATTGCGTCAATGACAATTTCCCGAACTTTAAGGAATGACAAGATAGTGAAGAGCACAGCGGCTACCAGAACACCGGCCATGGCATCCTCCCAAGGAATTCCCATGGCAATGACCACTGAATATGTGAAGAAGGCGTTATCACCTAAACCTGGAGCAATGGCGATCGGGTAGTTAGCAAGAATCCCCATTAATAATGAACCTAAAATAGCAGATAGGGCAGTGGCAGTAAAGACCGCCCCTTTATCCATTCCTGCATCACCCAAAATAGATGGGTTAACAAAGAGGATATATGCCATTGAAACGAAGGTTGTTAAACCTGCTAAAGATTCCCGCTTGATTGAGGAACCACTCTCTGTGATGTGGAAGGCACGATCAATCCTCCCAGATAATGTTCGTGTTTTGTTCACGACTTACACTCCTTTGAATCATTATGTGTGGATTATTTCACACAATAAAATGAAAATCAAGAGAATTTGTTCGTAAAAATGTTTGAAAACGAATTTTTTAATGATACAATAGCGTCAGCGTCGTAAAAATAAGAACTTTAATTTGGAGGAACAGTTCATGTCTACAGAAATCACGAAGGAATTTACTCAGGGATTACCTAAAGCTGAACTTCATGTTCATATTGAAGGAACATTGGAACCAGAATTGAAACTCAAATTAGCCAAGCGCAACCATGTTGATATTGGTCAATCAACAATTGAAGAAGTTCGCCAATCATATCAATATGATGATTTGGCTTCCTTCTTAGCTGTTTACTATCCGGCAATGAATGTTTTACAAACTGAACAAGATTTCTACGACTTAGCAATGGACTACCTCCATCGAGCAGCAAAGAATAATGTTCGGCACGTTGAAATCTTCTTTGATCCACAGGCTCATACTTCACGAGGAATTGCATTCAAGACGGTCATTGATGGCTTATACAAGGCAACGGTCGATGCACAGGCGCTGAATATTGATGCACGCTTAATTATGTGCTTCTTACGTGACTTTTCTCGCGACTCCGCACGCGAAACGTTAGAGGAAGCCTTGAAGTATAAGGATAAGATTCTTGGGGTTGGACTAGATTCTGATGAACATAATAATCCACCAATGAAGTTCTTTAACCAATTCACCAAAGCCAGTGCAGAAGGCTTCCACTTAACAGCCCATGCTGATATTGACCAAAAGGACTCGATTGAACACATTCGTGAATTACTTGAAGTTATCGGTGTAGAACGGGTTGACCATGGAACTAATGTTGTTGAAGATCCGGACTTGGTTGACTTTGCAGCTAAGAACAAGATTGGCTTCACCTCGTGTCCACTTTCAAACTCGTTTGTTAGCCCTGAAATGAAGGGGAAGGAAGTTATTGAACTACTGAGTAAGGGTGTGAAAGTTTCCATTCACTCCGATGACCCAGCATACTTTGGTGGCTACATTGGTGATAACTATTACGCAATCGCTACTAAGTTCAATTTGAGTCGTGACCAAGTAATCACGTTAGCGCGAAACTCTTTTGAAACTAGTTGGATTTCGGATGAACAAAAGGCTCTTTACCTCAAAGAACTTGATGACTATGTCGCTAATAATTAATTGAGATGATCATCTCAAAACAGAAGAAGCTCGATAGTTGGCTAAGTTGCTAACGTACAATACCCCTTAGAGGCTGGGAATTAACTATTAAATTCCTTCCTCTGAATATTAAAATCCGAACCATAATTTTTGATTTTCCAGAAATTATGGTTCGGATTTTTCCTTTTTCAATTAATTTTGTCCCTGCTTGAGCTACTAACTTTCCCAATTTTGTTAAATTCATAGCCATTAGTGTTAATCCGGTGTCATTTTCCACAACGCGTTGCCCACGTAAATGTGTTCGGCGTACGCCAAAATCCCTCTTCATGTGACCGAAAACGGGTTCAACGTCGTACTTACGTCGACGATAAATTGCCTTACCTTCGTCACTTGAGAGGGTTGCTTTAACTTTAGCTTTATAGTAATTCCAAGTTGGATTAACTTGCATATAGCGTTGACGTCCACTTGGTGTTTTCGCTAATTGATCTAATTGTACTGATAATTGATGTTTATCTGCCCGATAAAGTTTAAAATCACGTTTAAATCCATATTTATCAATTCTTCGACTGTAACGATAAAAACTAAAACGAACTCCTAGATGGTCAATGTAATAATCATCTTCGGCATTATATTGCCAGTTTTGTGATTTAGTTGGATCAGTTTTGTATTCTCGTTTCTGTTCCTTTTGGTAAGTCGTATATGGAATAACAGGCTGTTTTTCAAACTGATCAATAATTATCGTGTAATTATATTCACTACCATACCCTGCATCAGCCACGATATGATCAAAGAAATCTAAAGAATGAAATTGAGCAAGAAATGGTACTAATGTTCTAGTATCTGTCGGATTAGAATATAAGGCATAATCAAGAACAAATTGATTGTGGGTAGCGATTTGTAAGTTGTATCCAG of Limosilactobacillus reuteri contains these proteins:
- a CDS encoding NCS2 family permease; the encoded protein is MNKTRTLSGRIDRAFHITESGSSIKRESLAGLTTFVSMAYILFVNPSILGDAGMDKGAVFTATALSAILGSLLMGILANYPIAIAPGLGDNAFFTYSVVIAMGIPWEDAMAGVLVAAVLFTILSFLKVREIVIDAIPQDLKYAMAAGIGIFISFVGLQGGGLIIANKSSLVGIGSFTVPTVWLTIFGIFVIAILMAKKVPGAIFIGLVATTILGLLTGLIKAPHHIISMAPSLKPTFGVGLEHLSVMTDPKMWAVVLIFLIVAFFDTAGTLIGLAQQAGIMKGNKMPHIGRALMADSLSMLGGAFMGTTPTSAYVESSAGIAIGGKTGFTAVVVAFFFLLSMVFSPLLTVVTTQVTAAALIVVGVLMVSALRDIHWDQFEIALPSFLVVIGMPLTYNISYGIAFGFLTYPILMTAAGRRKEVNGIMWTMLVVFVVLLYVLNILPK
- a CDS encoding adenine deaminase; this encodes MSETKLSEYIDAGAAKLPADLVITGGTLINVNTGEYYKADVAIYDQRIVAVEKDITDYIGPNTRKVDATGKYLAPGLIDCHIHVECSKLSMTRFAQAVLPHGTTSIVTGLDEYISVIGLDGLKEIFNEIAQLPFNVIWGLPYKTPYTIPKSTISYEVTAKDHAQVQTDPRCFGVWETVRDSVETKDPDTMKVLELAHQNHQPIFGCSPMARGKALNQYLMSGVSVDHESYSHEEFLEKARKGVHTVIRESAVTKFLNENIKSITENVAGVARHTSFCSDDVNATSILSVGHIDHMVRLAIQAGVSPMTAIQMATINAAEAYHIDDRLGSIAPGKRADILLVDHPGTFNVETVISQGQLVFDDGQEQFAFTVPARSSELTATVHRDPLSANDFQYHTDHADGTALVETINSIGPFVRKRRDVKLPVEDGIIKPDVDQDVALVSVVERYGINGNISHGFISSWSFKKGAIATTAAPDDNNMVVAGVNYDDMALAANKLIEQGGGQIVVVDGQVVANLPLPIAGICSDLPVEELAQQEKALQEGAREIGSKLPDPIFYLSFLPITAIPDLAITDGGNVDYTQLKYFNPVLD
- a CDS encoding ISL3 family transposase, which codes for MNNSIKTILGIKDPYLKLDEKNFDNPIEDQPNQIIVHLIQTYPMHCPKCGHLMCKNGYRTVNCLGPELHFKPTIWSIKKQKYICKASSSCPEVVTKLAAVEDIHYRNHISLAIKQRAMMLLTKNESQSDLAKELNVSDWTIRRVITNLDQFFKPNYHWLPRHIAFDDFKSGRFAPSGMSMILMNIENKRTLDIILSRKNSYLRKYFLRYDRSARLAVQTVTVDLYTPYRHLIHELFPHALIIADHFHIVAQAYRAFNKIRIQVMNRAGAGTHKWRALKHFWKLLLTPANELKYDNYWSRRNFSYAQLTDVEVIHRLLSFDNELKRAYEYYQNLILVIAHRSKKELKNLLAIKWTQLPQALQKVQHTLRSYKQEIYNSFKYDTYTNGPVEGTNNKIKVIKRTAYGFRNFFNFRIRILLALPNTYIAINWRNKQTAHAKVQAQAA
- the add gene encoding adenosine deaminase produces the protein MSTEITKEFTQGLPKAELHVHIEGTLEPELKLKLAKRNHVDIGQSTIEEVRQSYQYDDLASFLAVYYPAMNVLQTEQDFYDLAMDYLHRAAKNNVRHVEIFFDPQAHTSRGIAFKTVIDGLYKATVDAQALNIDARLIMCFLRDFSRDSARETLEEALKYKDKILGVGLDSDEHNNPPMKFFNQFTKASAEGFHLTAHADIDQKDSIEHIRELLEVIGVERVDHGTNVVEDPDLVDFAAKNKIGFTSCPLSNSFVSPEMKGKEVIELLSKGVKVSIHSDDPAYFGGYIGDNYYAIATKFNLSRDQVITLARNSFETSWISDEQKALYLKELDDYVANN